The following coding sequences lie in one Mycobacterium sp. Z3061 genomic window:
- a CDS encoding alpha/beta hydrolase, producing the protein MTERTRTLRPVREVTSPSLQFRTIHGYKRAFRIAGSGPAILLIHGIGDNSTTWTGVHAKLAQRFTVIAPDLLGHGKSDKPRADYSTAAYANGMRDLLSVLDIERVTIVGHSLGGGVAMQFAYQFPHLVDRLILVGAGGVTKDVNIALRFASLPMGAEALALLRLPMVLPAVQVLGQLAGLALGSTAIGRDLPNMLRILNDLPEPTASSAFTRTLRAVVDWRGQIVTMLDRCYLTEAIPVQIIWGEKDSVIPVRHAHMAHAAMPGSRLEIFENSAHFPFHDDPARFLDIVHRFIDTTEPPEYDQAALRELLRSGGGARTVSGPTDTRVAVLNAMGADERSAT; encoded by the coding sequence ATGACCGAGCGGACGCGTACTCTCCGCCCGGTGCGAGAAGTGACATCCCCGTCACTGCAGTTCCGCACCATCCACGGCTACAAGCGGGCGTTCCGGATCGCAGGGTCCGGTCCGGCGATCCTGCTGATCCACGGCATCGGCGACAACTCGACCACCTGGACCGGCGTGCACGCCAAGCTCGCCCAGCGATTCACCGTCATCGCCCCGGACCTGCTGGGCCACGGCAAATCCGACAAGCCGCGCGCCGACTACTCCACCGCGGCCTACGCCAACGGTATGCGGGACCTGCTCAGCGTGCTGGACATCGAACGGGTGACGATCGTCGGGCATTCCCTCGGTGGCGGCGTTGCGATGCAATTCGCTTACCAGTTCCCGCATTTGGTCGACCGGCTGATCCTGGTGGGTGCCGGCGGTGTCACCAAGGACGTCAACATCGCATTGCGGTTCGCTTCGCTGCCGATGGGGGCCGAGGCGCTGGCGCTGCTGCGATTGCCGATGGTGCTGCCCGCGGTTCAGGTACTGGGTCAGTTGGCGGGACTGGCGCTCGGTTCCACGGCCATAGGCCGCGATCTGCCCAACATGCTGCGCATCCTCAACGACCTGCCCGAGCCGACCGCGTCCTCGGCGTTCACCCGCACGCTGCGGGCCGTGGTGGACTGGCGCGGTCAGATCGTCACAATGCTGGACCGATGTTATTTGACCGAGGCCATCCCCGTTCAGATCATCTGGGGTGAGAAAGACTCGGTGATCCCGGTTCGGCACGCCCACATGGCGCACGCCGCGATGCCCGGATCCCGGCTCGAAATCTTCGAGAATTCCGCCCATTTCCCCTTCCACGACGACCCCGCCCGGTTCCTCGACATCGTGCACCGGTTCATCGACACCACCGAGCCACCCGAATACGATCAGGCAGCCCTGCGCGAGCTGTTGCGCAGCGGCGGCGGTGCCCGCACCGTCTCCGGGCCGACCGACACCCGCGTCGCCGTCCTCAACGCCATGGGAGCCGACGAGCGCAGCGCCACCTGA
- a CDS encoding LysM peptidoglycan-binding domain-containing protein, producing the protein MTISYAGPQRTWNAQRLVNRPANRPFDESPTYRGGQIRSNRPGPTRPAGAPMHYRGTGVAMSTASHRRRPVSVLTTMGLALLAGIITLWLGLMANFGSVLNDEPAGASAQVPAALAVVRVEPGESLQQLATRVAPGAPVRDVVERIRNLNALDSNVVAAGQTLIAPIG; encoded by the coding sequence ATGACGATCAGCTACGCGGGCCCGCAGCGCACCTGGAACGCGCAGAGGCTGGTGAACAGGCCTGCAAACAGGCCGTTCGACGAGTCGCCTACCTATCGCGGCGGGCAGATCCGGTCGAACCGGCCGGGCCCCACCCGTCCGGCCGGCGCGCCCATGCATTACCGCGGCACCGGCGTTGCAATGTCGACAGCGTCGCACCGGCGGCGTCCGGTCTCGGTGCTGACGACGATGGGGCTGGCCCTGCTCGCCGGCATCATCACGCTGTGGCTGGGCTTGATGGCCAATTTCGGGAGTGTGCTGAACGACGAACCGGCCGGCGCGTCGGCGCAGGTACCGGCTGCACTCGCCGTGGTGCGCGTGGAGCCCGGTGAGTCGCTGCAGCAACTGGCCACCCGGGTCGCGCCCGGCGCCCCGGTTCGCGACGTGGTGGAACGGATCCGCAATCTCAACGCGCTGGACTCCAACGTGGTGGCCGCCGGCCAGACGTTGATCGCCCCGATCGGCTGA
- a CDS encoding PhzF family phenazine biosynthesis protein, whose amino-acid sequence MSIDVTVLRVFTDADGNFGNPLGVVDASLVDPGDRQQLAHELGYSETIFVELPAQGATTARATIYTPRTELPFAGHPCVGASWWLRRRGTPINTLHLPAGLVRVSYSGEFTEISAPAEWAPEFAIHDFDSPDAVLQADPADFPDDVAHYLWAWTDRESGSVRSRMFASNLGVAEDEATGSAAVRITEYLSRDLVITQGRGSLITTTWSAEGWAKVGGRVADDGVRQVN is encoded by the coding sequence ATGAGCATCGACGTCACCGTGCTGCGGGTATTCACCGACGCGGACGGAAACTTCGGCAACCCGCTGGGTGTGGTCGACGCCAGCCTGGTCGACCCGGGCGACCGCCAGCAACTCGCGCACGAATTGGGTTACAGCGAGACGATTTTCGTTGAACTCCCCGCCCAGGGGGCAACGACCGCACGCGCGACCATCTACACCCCCCGCACCGAACTGCCCTTCGCCGGCCACCCGTGCGTCGGCGCGTCGTGGTGGTTGCGGCGACGTGGAACGCCGATCAACACCCTGCACCTGCCCGCCGGGTTGGTGCGGGTGAGTTACTCCGGTGAGTTCACCGAGATCAGCGCACCGGCGGAATGGGCACCGGAATTCGCCATCCACGATTTCGATTCACCGGATGCGGTGCTGCAGGCCGATCCCGCCGATTTCCCTGACGACGTCGCGCACTATCTGTGGGCGTGGACGGATCGAGAGAGCGGGTCGGTGCGCAGCCGGATGTTCGCGTCGAACCTGGGTGTGGCCGAAGACGAGGCGACCGGCTCCGCGGCGGTCCGGATCACCGAATACCTCAGTCGGGACCTGGTGATCACGCAGGGCCGTGGGTCGCTGATCACGACGACGTGGAGCGCGGAGGGATGGGCGAAGGTCGGCGGTCGCGTCGCCGATGACGGTGTGCGGCAGGTGAACTGA
- the sigB gene encoding sigma-70 family RNA polymerase sigma factor SigB: MAELTTRATTSRFDGDLDAQSPAADLVRVYLNGIGKTALLNAADEVELAKRIEAGLYAEHLLETRKRLGENRKRDLAAVVRDGQAARRHLLEANLRLVVSLAKRYTGRGMPLLDLIQEGNLGLIRAMEKFDYAKGFKFSTYATWWIRQAITRGMADQSRTIRLPVHLVEQVNKLARIKREMHQNLGREATDEELAEESGIPIEKINDLLEHSRDPVSLDMPVGSEEEAPLGDFIEDAEAMSAENAVIAELLHTDIRSVLATLDEREHQVIRLRFGLDDGQPRTLDQIGKLFGLSRERVRQIERDVMCKLRHGERADRLRSYAS, from the coding sequence ATGGCCGAACTCACTACACGGGCCACCACAAGCCGGTTCGACGGCGATCTGGATGCTCAAAGCCCAGCTGCAGACTTGGTGCGCGTGTATCTGAACGGCATCGGAAAGACGGCGTTGCTCAACGCCGCCGACGAAGTCGAGTTGGCCAAGCGCATCGAGGCCGGGCTGTATGCCGAGCACCTGCTGGAAACCCGGAAGCGCCTCGGCGAGAACCGGAAACGCGATCTCGCCGCGGTGGTTCGCGATGGTCAGGCCGCCCGTCGTCACCTGCTGGAAGCCAACCTGCGATTGGTGGTGTCGCTGGCCAAGCGCTACACCGGACGCGGCATGCCGCTGCTCGACCTGATCCAGGAGGGCAACCTCGGTCTCATCCGGGCGATGGAAAAGTTCGACTACGCAAAGGGATTCAAGTTCTCCACGTACGCCACGTGGTGGATCCGGCAGGCCATCACCCGCGGGATGGCCGACCAGAGCCGCACGATTCGGCTTCCCGTCCATCTGGTCGAGCAGGTCAACAAGCTCGCGCGGATCAAGCGGGAGATGCACCAGAATCTGGGACGCGAAGCCACCGACGAGGAACTGGCCGAGGAGTCCGGCATCCCGATCGAGAAGATCAACGACCTGCTCGAGCACAGTCGCGACCCGGTAAGTCTGGACATGCCGGTCGGCTCCGAGGAGGAGGCCCCGTTGGGTGACTTCATCGAGGACGCCGAAGCCATGTCCGCGGAAAACGCGGTCATCGCCGAACTGCTGCACACTGACATCCGCAGCGTGCTCGCCACGCTCGACGAACGCGAGCATCAGGTGATCCGGCTGCGTTTCGGTCTGGATGACGGCCAGCCGCGCACCCTGGACCAGATCGGCAAGCTGTTCGGCCTGTCGCGCGAGCGGGTTCGCCAGATCGAGCGTGACGTGATGTGCAAGTTGCGCCACGGCGAGCGGGCCGACCGCCTGCGGTCGTACGCCAGCTGA
- a CDS encoding serine protease: protein MRTVAGILCLPVSLTVLFTSCARPAHHASVSGSPASKPGSSVQRLSEPGSAVTDPRVGAIFRGVSQEGGNLHVCTGSVVHSAGGDLVLTAAHCLLGEMDATFVPGFAGEATTTDTFTVDEVFFDARWIASRDPHADYAIAKVSGGTGSVERRAGAALSLGTAPAAGSRVSVTGYPAGVGGRPVACEGTTGVTDGGFPSVPCKGLVDGTSGAPWISGSTVVGVVGGFEGGGCTESVSYSAPFDEKTRQLLARAEAGGPGDSPPADYDDTC, encoded by the coding sequence ATGCGCACCGTGGCGGGGATTCTGTGCCTGCCGGTAAGCCTGACGGTGTTATTTACGTCATGCGCCCGGCCGGCTCATCATGCGTCCGTCAGCGGTAGCCCGGCGTCGAAGCCGGGAAGTTCGGTCCAGCGCCTCAGCGAACCGGGGAGCGCGGTAACGGATCCGCGGGTGGGCGCGATATTTCGCGGCGTTTCCCAGGAGGGCGGTAACTTGCACGTCTGCACCGGGTCGGTGGTGCATTCCGCGGGCGGTGACCTGGTGCTGACCGCTGCGCACTGTCTGCTTGGTGAGATGGACGCCACCTTCGTTCCCGGTTTTGCCGGCGAGGCGACGACCACCGACACCTTCACGGTCGACGAGGTCTTCTTCGACGCTCGCTGGATCGCCAGCCGGGATCCGCACGCGGATTACGCGATCGCCAAAGTCAGCGGCGGCACCGGATCGGTGGAGCGGCGGGCCGGCGCAGCCCTGTCGCTGGGCACCGCGCCGGCGGCAGGAAGCCGGGTGAGTGTGACCGGGTACCCCGCCGGCGTCGGCGGCCGGCCCGTTGCCTGCGAAGGCACCACCGGCGTCACCGATGGCGGGTTTCCGTCCGTGCCGTGCAAAGGACTCGTCGACGGAACCAGTGGCGCGCCATGGATCAGCGGGTCGACGGTCGTCGGAGTGGTCGGTGGATTCGAAGGCGGCGGGTGCACCGAAAGTGTCTCGTATTCAGCGCCTTTCGACGAGAAGACCAGGCAACTGCTGGCCCGTGCCGAAGCCGGCGGTCCCGGTGACAGCCCGCCGGCCGATTACGACGACACCTGCTGA
- the nrdR gene encoding transcriptional regulator NrdR, producing the protein MHCPFCRHPDSRVIDSRETDEGQAIRRRRSCPECGRRFTTVETAVLAVVKRSGVTEPFSREKVISGVRRACQGRQVDDDALNLLAQQVEDSVRAAGPEVPSHEVGLAILGPLRDLDEVAYLRFASVYRSFSSADDFEREIEALRAHRNVSTPG; encoded by the coding sequence ATGCACTGCCCGTTCTGCCGGCACCCCGACTCGCGGGTGATTGATTCGCGGGAGACCGATGAAGGCCAGGCGATCCGCCGGCGCCGCTCGTGTCCCGAGTGCGGGCGCAGGTTCACCACCGTGGAGACCGCGGTGCTCGCCGTCGTCAAGCGCAGCGGCGTTACCGAACCCTTCAGCCGGGAAAAGGTGATCAGCGGCGTGCGCCGGGCCTGCCAGGGCCGCCAGGTAGACGACGATGCGCTGAACCTGTTGGCCCAGCAGGTCGAAGATTCAGTGCGGGCGGCGGGGCCGGAGGTGCCCAGTCACGAGGTCGGTCTTGCCATCCTGGGACCGCTGCGCGACCTCGACGAGGTGGCGTACCTGCGCTTCGCGTCGGTTTACCGGTCCTTCTCGTCGGCCGACGACTTCGAGCGGGAGATCGAGGCGCTGCGTGCCCATCGCAACGTGTCGACTCCGGGCTGA
- a CDS encoding peroxynitrite isomerase, producing MPVELHPDLAALEPLLGTWTGRGAGEYPTIEPFDYLEEVVFTHVGKPFLVYGQKTKAPADGKPLHAETGYLRVPQQGRVELVLAHPSGITEIEVGSYSVAGDVIEIELATTHIGLTPTAKEVTALSRSFRIDGDQLSYSLRMGAVGQPEQHHLAAVLHRQS from the coding sequence ATGCCCGTCGAACTCCACCCCGATCTCGCAGCGCTGGAGCCCCTGCTGGGCACCTGGACAGGACGGGGCGCTGGCGAGTACCCCACGATCGAACCTTTCGACTACCTCGAAGAGGTCGTTTTCACGCACGTGGGCAAACCGTTTCTGGTCTACGGGCAGAAGACGAAAGCCCCCGCCGACGGCAAACCCCTGCACGCCGAGACCGGCTACCTGCGGGTACCGCAGCAGGGCAGGGTCGAACTGGTCCTCGCTCACCCGAGCGGCATCACCGAGATCGAAGTCGGTTCCTACTCGGTGGCCGGTGACGTCATCGAGATCGAGCTGGCAACCACCCACATCGGGCTCACGCCGACCGCCAAAGAGGTGACCGCCCTGAGCCGTTCCTTCCGCATCGACGGCGATCAACTTTCCTACTCCCTGCGGATGGGGGCCGTGGGTCAGCCCGAGCAGCACCATCTGGCTGCAGTGCTGCACCGGCAGAGCTGA
- the lexA gene encoding transcriptional repressor LexA: protein MSDSNDPPVADRAGSGNASGRATADGRLHAVDAALTERQRTILEVIRASVTTRGYPPSIREIGDAVGLTSTSSVAHQLRTLERKGYLRRDANRPRAVDVRAADDTVTPPSTDVAGSDVLPEPTYVPVLGRIAAGGPILAEEAVEDVFPLPRELVGEGTLFLLKVVGDSMVEAAICDGDWVVVRQQNVADNGDIVAAMIDGEATVKTFKRAGGQVWLMPHNPAFDPIPGNDATVLGKVVTVIRKV, encoded by the coding sequence ATGAGCGACAGCAACGACCCCCCAGTAGCTGATCGAGCCGGTTCCGGTAACGCATCCGGACGAGCCACCGCAGACGGCCGGTTGCACGCCGTCGATGCCGCGCTGACCGAGCGGCAGCGCACCATCCTCGAAGTCATCCGCGCTTCGGTCACCACCCGCGGCTATCCACCCAGCATCCGCGAGATCGGTGACGCGGTCGGCCTGACGTCGACGTCCTCGGTGGCCCATCAGTTGCGCACGCTGGAGCGCAAAGGTTATCTGCGCCGGGACGCCAATCGGCCGCGGGCTGTCGATGTCCGCGCGGCTGATGACACCGTCACACCTCCCAGCACCGACGTGGCCGGGTCCGACGTGTTGCCGGAACCCACGTACGTACCCGTGCTGGGCCGTATCGCCGCCGGCGGACCGATACTCGCCGAAGAGGCGGTCGAAGACGTCTTCCCGCTACCGCGAGAGCTGGTCGGCGAAGGGACGCTGTTCCTGCTCAAGGTCGTCGGCGACTCGATGGTGGAAGCCGCCATCTGCGACGGCGACTGGGTGGTGGTGCGCCAGCAGAACGTCGCCGACAACGGCGACATCGTGGCGGCCATGATCGACGGTGAGGCCACCGTGAAGACCTTCAAGCGGGCGGGCGGTCAGGTCTGGCTGATGCCCCACAATCCGGCCTTCGATCCGATCCCCGGAAACGACGCGACCGTGCTCGGCAAGGTCGTCACCGTCATCCGCAAGGTGTAG
- a CDS encoding metal-dependent transcriptional regulator, producing the protein MNDLVDTTEMYLRTIYDLEEEGVTPLRARIAERLEQSGPTVSQTVSRMERDGLLRVAGDRHLELTDKGRALAISVMRKHRLAERLLVDVIGLPWEEVHAEACRWEHVMSEDVERRLVKVLNNPTTSPFGNPIPGLLDLGVGPDSGADDVSLVRLTELPPGSPVAVVVRQLTEHVQGDIDLIARLKDAGVVPNARVTVENGQSGGVTILIPGHENVTLPHEMAHAVKVEKV; encoded by the coding sequence ATGAACGACCTGGTCGATACCACCGAGATGTACCTACGGACGATCTACGACCTCGAGGAGGAGGGCGTAACGCCGCTGCGCGCCCGCATCGCCGAACGGCTCGAGCAGAGCGGACCCACCGTCAGCCAGACCGTCTCCCGGATGGAGCGCGACGGGTTGCTCCGTGTCGCGGGCGACCGGCACCTCGAACTCACCGATAAGGGCCGGGCGCTGGCCATCTCGGTGATGCGCAAGCACCGCCTCGCTGAGCGACTGCTGGTCGACGTCATCGGATTGCCCTGGGAGGAAGTGCACGCCGAGGCATGCCGGTGGGAGCATGTGATGAGCGAGGACGTGGAGCGCCGGCTGGTCAAGGTGCTCAACAACCCGACGACGTCCCCGTTCGGCAACCCGATTCCCGGACTACTCGACCTCGGTGTCGGCCCGGACTCCGGCGCCGACGACGTCAGCCTGGTGCGCTTGACCGAACTCCCCCCCGGATCACCGGTTGCCGTCGTGGTCCGCCAGCTCACCGAGCACGTGCAGGGCGACATCGACCTGATCGCCCGCCTCAAGGACGCCGGCGTGGTGCCGAATGCGCGCGTCACCGTCGAAAACGGCCAGAGCGGCGGGGTAACCATCCTCATTCCCGGTCACGAAAACGTCACCCTGCCACACGAGATGGCGCACGCGGTCAAGGTCGAGAAGGTCTGA
- a CDS encoding DUF4192 domain-containing protein, with protein MTTHGPGFELKSPGSLIAALPAILGFVPEKSLVLVTFEGRALGAVVRADLSDELLDRVDDLVKVAAAADPDRVIAVIVDAEGAACPGCNEEHRQLCEALTDALSEYGIEHYAAHVVDRIVAGGRWHCVDGCGAGGEIDDPSASPVAAAAVLEGRRLYSRRADLQAVIALDPLRSAALTPVVERAASAREIEHHADPAGCSRRDVENAMAAAARVDDGESLSDAELAEVGCALTDVQVRDTLYALAVGEDADAAESLWVLLARLLPQPWRVEALVLLAFSAYVRGDGPLAGLSLDAALRCDPGHRMAGMLDQALQSGLRPTDIRQLGGTGYRLAEQLGVRLPPRQTFGQRAGWVNWTGVRPSRP; from the coding sequence ATGACGACGCATGGACCTGGTTTTGAACTGAAAAGCCCCGGCAGTCTGATCGCCGCGCTACCGGCGATCCTCGGCTTTGTACCGGAGAAATCGCTGGTGCTGGTGACATTCGAGGGCCGAGCCCTCGGGGCGGTGGTGCGCGCCGACTTGTCCGACGAACTCCTCGACCGGGTGGACGACCTCGTCAAGGTCGCTGCCGCGGCAGATCCGGACAGGGTGATCGCGGTCATCGTCGACGCCGAGGGTGCGGCGTGTCCGGGATGCAACGAGGAGCACCGTCAGTTGTGCGAAGCGCTCACCGATGCTCTGTCGGAGTACGGCATCGAGCACTACGCGGCGCATGTGGTGGATCGCATCGTCGCGGGCGGCCGCTGGCACTGCGTCGACGGTTGCGGCGCAGGCGGCGAGATCGACGATCCCTCGGCGTCACCGGTTGCTGCGGCGGCGGTTCTGGAAGGCCGCCGCCTCTATTCACGACGTGCCGATCTGCAGGCGGTGATCGCGCTGGACCCGCTGCGCAGCGCGGCACTGACGCCGGTGGTGGAACGGGCCGCGAGCGCCCGCGAGATCGAGCACCACGCAGACCCCGCCGGCTGCAGCCGCCGCGATGTGGAGAACGCGATGGCGGCGGCCGCGCGGGTCGACGACGGGGAATCGCTGTCCGACGCTGAGTTGGCCGAGGTGGGTTGCGCGTTGACCGACGTCCAGGTGCGTGACACGTTGTACGCGCTCGCGGTGGGGGAGGACGCGGATGCGGCGGAGTCGCTGTGGGTCTTGCTGGCGCGCCTGCTGCCGCAGCCGTGGCGGGTGGAGGCGTTGGTGTTGCTGGCGTTCAGCGCCTATGTGCGCGGCGACGGACCGCTGGCGGGGCTGTCGCTGGACGCGGCGCTGCGCTGCGACCCGGGTCACCGGATGGCAGGCATGCTGGATCAGGCGTTGCAATCAGGCTTGCGGCCCACGGACATTCGGCAGCTGGGCGGCACGGGCTATCGGCTGGCCGAGCAACTCGGCGTGCGATTGCCGCCGCGGCAGACCTTCGGCCAACGCGCGGGCTGGGTCAACTGGACGGGGGTCAGACCTTCTCGACCTTGA
- a CDS encoding PAC2 family protein, with the protein MSDHYDPEEAQEYQPGQPGMYELEFPAPVLSTSDGRGPVLIHALEGFSDAGHAIRLASRHLRAALDTELVASFAIDELLDYRSRRPLMTFKTDHFTSYDDPELSLYALRDTVGTPFLLLAGMEPDLKWERFITAVRLLAERLGVRQTIGLGTVPMAVPHTRPVTMTAHSNNADLIADFQPWISEIQVPGSASNLLEYRMAQHGHEVVGFTVHVPHYLTQTDYPAAAQALLEQVAKTGSLELPLTALTEAATEIRAKIDEQVQASAEVAQVVAALERQYDAFIDAQENRSLLTNDEDLPSGDELGAEFERFLAQQAEKKFDDDDNAK; encoded by the coding sequence ATGTCCGACCACTACGACCCCGAAGAGGCGCAGGAGTACCAGCCAGGACAACCCGGCATGTACGAGCTGGAGTTCCCGGCCCCTGTCTTGTCGACGTCCGACGGCCGCGGTCCGGTGTTGATACACGCCCTGGAGGGCTTCTCCGACGCCGGTCACGCCATCCGGCTCGCTTCCCGGCACTTGCGGGCGGCGCTGGACACCGAACTGGTCGCGTCGTTCGCCATCGACGAACTGCTGGACTACCGCTCGCGGCGACCGTTGATGACGTTCAAGACCGACCACTTCACCAGTTACGACGACCCCGAGCTGAGTCTGTACGCGCTGCGCGACACCGTCGGCACGCCGTTTCTGTTGCTGGCCGGCATGGAGCCGGACTTGAAGTGGGAGCGCTTCATCACCGCGGTGCGACTGCTCGCCGAACGGCTCGGGGTGCGCCAGACGATCGGACTCGGCACGGTCCCGATGGCCGTTCCCCACACCCGTCCCGTCACGATGACCGCACACTCCAACAACGCGGACCTGATCGCGGACTTTCAGCCGTGGATCTCCGAAATCCAGGTTCCCGGCAGTGCATCCAACCTGCTGGAATACCGCATGGCACAGCATGGGCACGAGGTCGTCGGGTTCACGGTGCACGTCCCGCACTACCTGACGCAGACCGACTACCCGGCCGCGGCCCAGGCATTGCTCGAGCAGGTGGCCAAGACCGGTTCGCTGGAGTTGCCGCTGACGGCACTTACCGAGGCGGCCACCGAGATTCGGGCCAAGATCGACGAACAGGTGCAGGCGAGCGCGGAAGTCGCTCAAGTGGTGGCCGCACTCGAGCGCCAGTACGATGCGTTCATTGACGCTCAGGAGAACAGATCCTTACTGACGAACGACGAGGACCTGCCTAGCGGCGATGAACTGGGTGCCGAGTTCGAGCGGTTCCTGGCTCAACAGGCTGAGAAGAAATTCGACGACGACGACAACGCGAAGTAA
- a CDS encoding DUF3099 domain-containing protein: MKRGPEFDGFDQEGRPVLITAAAPSYEVQHRARVRKYLSIMAFRIPALLLAALAYGAWHNGLVSLLIVAASIPLPWIAVLIANDRPPRSADEPRRFEHARHRTPLFPTAERPALEPRPHFAPRPDPQTIDPDGSD; this comes from the coding sequence ATGAAGCGGGGCCCAGAGTTCGACGGCTTCGACCAAGAGGGCCGGCCTGTACTGATCACTGCTGCCGCACCGTCCTATGAGGTGCAGCATCGCGCGCGGGTGCGTAAATACCTGAGCATCATGGCTTTTCGGATACCGGCACTGCTGCTGGCTGCTCTCGCCTACGGCGCATGGCACAACGGTCTGGTCTCGCTGCTGATCGTGGCGGCCTCTATACCGTTGCCGTGGATCGCCGTTCTGATCGCCAACGACCGGCCGCCGCGCAGTGCCGACGAGCCACGGCGCTTCGAGCACGCCAGGCATCGCACGCCGTTGTTCCCGACCGCCGAACGCCCGGCGCTGGAGCCGCGGCCGCACTTCGCACCGCGGCCTGATCCGCAGACGATTGACCCGGACGGTTCCGACTAA
- the sthA gene encoding Si-specific NAD(P)(+) transhydrogenase, whose product MREYDLVVIGSGPGGQKAAIAAAKLGKSVAIVERGRMVGGVCVNTGTIPSKTLREAVVYLTGMSQRELYGASYRVKDKITPADLLARTQHVISKQVDVVRSQLMRNRIDLVLGHGRFIDPHTVLVEEDAQGERVTVSGDYIVIATGTKPARPSGVEFDEHRVLDSDGILDLRSLPASMVVVGAGVIGIEYASMFAALGTKVTVVEKRDTMLDFCDPEIVEALKFHLRDLAVTFRFGEEVTAVDVGSSGTVTTLGSGKQIPAETVMYSAGREGQTEHLGLEHAGLESDHRGRIFVDDQFRTKVEHIYAVGDVIGFPALAATSMDQGRLAAYYAFGEPTDGITELQPIGIYSIPEVSYVGKTEVELTKDSVPYEVGVCRYRELARGQIAGDSYGMLKLLVSTTDRTLLGAHIFGTSATEMVHIGQAVMGCGGTVDYLVDAVFNYPTFSEAYKVAALDVTNKMRALHQFRR is encoded by the coding sequence ATGCGCGAGTACGACCTGGTCGTTATCGGATCCGGGCCCGGCGGCCAGAAGGCCGCCATCGCAGCGGCCAAATTGGGTAAGTCGGTCGCCATCGTCGAGCGTGGCCGGATGGTCGGCGGCGTGTGCGTCAACACCGGCACCATCCCGTCGAAAACGCTGCGCGAGGCGGTCGTCTACCTGACCGGAATGAGCCAGCGCGAACTCTACGGCGCCAGCTACCGGGTGAAAGACAAGATCACCCCCGCCGACCTGCTGGCACGGACCCAGCACGTGATCAGCAAGCAAGTCGATGTGGTCCGCTCGCAGCTGATGAGAAACCGGATCGACCTGGTGCTCGGGCACGGCCGATTCATCGACCCCCACACCGTCCTGGTGGAGGAAGACGCCCAGGGCGAGCGCGTGACGGTCAGCGGTGACTACATCGTGATCGCCACGGGCACCAAACCCGCACGGCCATCCGGAGTCGAGTTCGACGAGCACCGGGTACTGGACTCCGACGGCATCCTGGACCTGCGGTCGCTGCCGGCGTCGATGGTCGTCGTCGGCGCGGGCGTGATCGGCATCGAGTACGCGTCGATGTTCGCCGCGCTGGGCACCAAGGTCACCGTTGTGGAGAAGCGGGACACCATGCTCGACTTCTGCGACCCGGAGATCGTCGAGGCGCTGAAGTTCCACCTGCGCGACCTGGCAGTGACGTTCCGGTTCGGCGAGGAAGTCACCGCCGTCGATGTCGGCTCGTCGGGGACCGTCACCACCCTGGGCAGCGGAAAGCAGATCCCCGCGGAGACGGTGATGTATTCGGCGGGCCGCGAAGGCCAGACCGAGCACCTGGGCCTGGAGCACGCCGGCCTCGAAAGCGACCACCGCGGAAGGATTTTCGTCGACGACCAGTTCCGCACCAAGGTCGAACACATATACGCCGTGGGTGACGTCATCGGATTCCCGGCGCTGGCCGCGACCTCGATGGACCAAGGCCGGCTGGCCGCCTACTACGCCTTCGGCGAGCCGACCGACGGCATCACCGAACTCCAGCCGATCGGGATCTACTCGATTCCGGAAGTGTCCTACGTCGGCAAGACCGAGGTGGAGCTGACCAAGGACTCGGTTCCCTACGAGGTGGGGGTGTGCCGGTACCGGGAACTGGCCCGCGGCCAGATCGCCGGCGACTCCTACGGCATGCTCAAGCTCCTCGTGTCCACCACCGACCGCACTCTGCTGGGCGCCCATATCTTCGGCACCAGCGCCACCGAAATGGTGCACATCGGACAGGCCGTCATGGGCTGCGGAGGCACCGTCGACTACCTGGTGGATGCGGTGTTCAATTACCCGACTTTCTCGGAGGCGTACAAGGTCGCCGCGCTGGACGTGACCAACAAGATGCGCGCGCTGCACCAGTTCCGGCGTTAG